A genomic region of Noviherbaspirillum sp. L7-7A contains the following coding sequences:
- a CDS encoding IS5 family transposase (programmed frameshift) produces the protein MRRRYGLRDDQWERLKEWLPGREGHVGRTAKDNRLFVEAVLYRYRAGIPWRDLPERFGDFRVIHTRHTRWSKSGVWQRIFEALAADADNEYAMIDSTIVRAHQHSAGAKKRGAEVQAIGRSRGGLSTKIHATVDALGNPTGFHLTPGQAHDLDGADALLPGTPAATVIADKAYDAQERVIDRLLDAGKNVVIPPKRCRKQPRDYDKHLYRARHLIEQFFNKLKQYRSIATRYDKTARNFLGAIHLAAAVVWLN, from the exons ATGAGAAGACGTTATGGATTAAGGGATGACCAGTGGGAGCGGCTCAAGGAATGGCTGCCTGGTCGGGAAGGACATGTGGGCCGCACGGCCAAGGACAATCGCCTGTTTGTCGAGGCGGTGCTATATCGCTACCGGGCAGGCATTCCCTGGCGCGATCTGCCGGAGCGGTTTGGGGATTTCCGGGTCATCCATACCCGGCACACTCGCTGGAGCAAAAGCGGCGTCTGGCAACGCATATTCGAGGCGCTAGCGGCCGATGCCGACAATGAATACGCCATGATCGATTCGACCATCGTGCGTGCGCATCAACACAGCGCAGGCGCGA AAAAAAGGGGGGCCGAAGTCCAGGCAATCGGGCGCAGCCGTGGCGGGCTGAGCACGAAAATCCACGCCACCGTCGATGCGCTGGGCAATCCCACCGGATTTCATCTGACGCCGGGGCAGGCGCATGATTTGGACGGTGCAGATGCGTTATTGCCCGGCACGCCAGCGGCCACGGTCATTGCCGACAAAGCGTACGATGCCCAGGAGCGGGTCATTGATCGGTTGCTCGACGCTGGCAAAAACGTCGTGATTCCGCCCAAGCGCTGCCGCAAGCAGCCGCGCGACTACGACAAGCACCTGTACCGGGCACGGCATCTGATTGAGCAATTCTTCAACAAGCTCAAGCAATATCGCAGCATTGCTACCCGCTACGACAAAACCGCCCGCAACTTCCTTGGCGCTATCCATCTCGCTGCCGCTGTTGTCTGGCTCAATTGA
- a CDS encoding endonuclease/exonuclease/phosphatase family protein → MTGVIDQATGNGVEPDLNPWPLTVATYNIHAAVGTDGRYDPGRIAGVLQEINADVIALQEVPLGGAGPNVLDLLQQMTGFHAVEGPAEDTPRRRYGNAVLSRYPVVATRTIDLSFGSREPRGALDADLDCHGHPLRIIATHLGLRPAERRHQIRLLLQAFDTDRMPVILTGDLNEWFVWGRPLRWLTSHFEPVPAPCTFPSRLPMFALDRLWISPRHRLVEVRVHASPLARIASDHLPLIAHIVG, encoded by the coding sequence ATGACCGGCGTGATCGATCAGGCCACCGGCAATGGCGTTGAACCCGATCTGAATCCATGGCCGCTGACGGTCGCGACCTACAACATCCATGCGGCGGTGGGAACGGATGGCCGTTACGACCCCGGGCGGATTGCCGGTGTTCTGCAGGAAATCAATGCGGATGTGATCGCCCTGCAGGAAGTGCCTCTGGGCGGCGCCGGGCCCAATGTGCTGGACCTGCTGCAGCAGATGACCGGTTTTCATGCGGTCGAAGGGCCGGCCGAGGACACGCCCAGGCGTCGCTATGGCAATGCCGTGCTCAGTCGCTATCCGGTGGTGGCCACGCGGACCATCGACCTGTCCTTCGGCAGCAGGGAGCCGCGCGGCGCGCTCGACGCCGACCTGGACTGCCACGGACATCCGCTGCGCATCATCGCCACCCATCTCGGGCTGCGGCCGGCCGAGCGTCGCCACCAGATCCGGCTGCTGCTGCAGGCTTTCGATACCGACCGCATGCCGGTGATCCTGACCGGCGATCTGAATGAATGGTTTGTCTGGGGACGGCCCCTGCGCTGGCTGACGTCGCATTTCGAGCCGGTGCCGGCGCCGTGCACCTTTCCGTCACGGCTGCCGATGTTTGCGCTGGACCGCCTCTGGATCAGTCCGCGCCATCGTCTGGTCGAGGTCCGGGTGCATGCCTCGCCGCTGGCGCGTATCGCGTCAGACCACCTGCCGCTGATTGCGCATATCGTGGGCTAG
- a CDS encoding rhodanese-like domain-containing protein has protein sequence MISAEDILSLARARAASEQLPYAGAVTPQEAYALLQSAPHAKLIDVRTNAERDWVGKVSLPEEKQGAVQWNLYPGASPNPDFSAQLSQQAGKDDILLFLCRSGVRSRHAAKLATEQGYRNAFDILEGFEGDKDADGHRKTVGGWCKAGLPWTGA, from the coding sequence ATGATATCTGCCGAAGACATCCTCAGCCTGGCGCGCGCTCGCGCAGCATCGGAACAACTGCCCTACGCAGGCGCGGTCACACCCCAGGAAGCCTACGCACTGCTGCAATCGGCGCCGCATGCCAAGCTGATTGACGTTCGCACCAATGCCGAGCGTGACTGGGTCGGCAAGGTGTCGCTCCCCGAAGAAAAGCAGGGCGCGGTGCAATGGAATCTCTATCCGGGTGCAAGCCCAAACCCGGATTTCAGCGCACAACTCTCACAACAGGCCGGGAAAGACGACATCCTGCTCTTCCTGTGCCGTTCCGGCGTGAGGTCCCGCCATGCAGCCAAGCTGGCCACCGAACAGGGTTACAGGAACGCTTTCGATATCCTGGAAGGCTTTGAGGGCGACAAGGATGCCGACGGCCATCGGAAGACGGTGGGCGGCTGGTGCAAGGCCGGGTTGCCATGGACTGGGGCCTGA
- a CDS encoding peptide chain release factor 3, which yields MSSIPDLPSDAAVPATRNASGELIAREVARRRTFGIISHPDAGKTTLTEKLLLFSGAIQLAGTVKARKSGRHATSDWMEIEKQRGISVASSVMQFEYRDHVVNLLDTPGHQDFSEDTYRVLTAVDSALMVIDAAKGVEAQTIKLLNVCRMRNTPIITFMNKMDRETRDPLELLDELESVLDIQCAPITWPIGMGKTFRGVYHLLRDEIMLFSPGSEKADQTFEVIKGIDNPRLAQMFPLEIEQLKMEVELVHGASHPFDLDAFLSGKQTPVFFGSAINNFGVREILNALLDWAQPPRERDATVRAVSPAETPFSGFVFKIQANMDPAHRDRIAFLRVCSGRFERGMKIKHLRLNRDIKLSSVVTFMASSREQVEEAYAGDIIGLPNHGNMQIGDSFSEGELLQFTGIPYFAPDFFRSVRIRNPLKVKQLHKGLQQLGEEGAVQVFKPVNSSDLILGAVGVLQFEVVASRLLNEYGVDAVFEGTSISSARWISCDDKRVLADFEKSAAGHNIAFDAAGNMAYLASSGVNLRLTQERWPKITFHATREHSVKVG from the coding sequence ATGTCATCCATTCCCGATCTGCCAAGCGACGCTGCCGTGCCGGCAACGCGCAACGCATCCGGCGAGCTGATCGCCCGCGAAGTTGCCCGCCGCCGCACCTTCGGCATCATTTCCCACCCGGACGCCGGCAAGACGACACTCACCGAGAAACTGCTGCTGTTTTCGGGCGCGATCCAGCTGGCGGGCACGGTCAAGGCGCGCAAGAGCGGCCGCCATGCGACGTCGGACTGGATGGAGATTGAAAAGCAGCGCGGCATTTCGGTGGCCAGCTCAGTGATGCAGTTCGAGTACCGTGATCATGTGGTCAACCTGCTGGATACGCCGGGCCACCAGGATTTTTCCGAGGATACCTACCGGGTGCTGACCGCGGTCGACTCGGCGCTGATGGTGATCGATGCCGCAAAGGGCGTGGAGGCGCAGACGATCAAGCTGCTTAACGTCTGCCGGATGCGCAACACGCCCATCATCACCTTCATGAACAAGATGGACCGCGAAACACGCGATCCGCTCGAATTGCTGGATGAACTGGAATCGGTGCTCGACATCCAGTGCGCGCCAATTACCTGGCCCATCGGCATGGGCAAGACCTTCCGCGGCGTGTACCACCTGCTGCGCGATGAGATCATGCTGTTCTCGCCCGGCAGCGAAAAGGCGGACCAGACCTTCGAAGTCATCAAGGGCATAGACAATCCGCGGCTGGCGCAGATGTTCCCGCTCGAAATCGAGCAGTTGAAGATGGAGGTCGAACTGGTGCATGGCGCATCGCATCCCTTCGACCTGGACGCTTTCCTGTCGGGCAAGCAGACGCCGGTTTTCTTTGGTTCGGCCATTAACAACTTCGGCGTACGGGAAATCCTGAACGCGCTGCTGGACTGGGCGCAGCCGCCACGCGAGCGCGACGCAACGGTGCGCGCGGTGTCGCCGGCCGAAACGCCGTTTTCCGGCTTTGTGTTCAAGATCCAGGCCAACATGGACCCGGCCCATCGCGACCGGATCGCCTTCCTGCGCGTCTGCTCCGGACGTTTCGAGCGCGGCATGAAGATCAAGCATCTGCGCCTGAACCGCGACATCAAGCTCTCGAGCGTGGTGACCTTCATGGCGTCGTCGCGCGAGCAGGTCGAGGAAGCCTATGCCGGCGACATCATCGGCCTGCCCAACCACGGCAACATGCAGATCGGCGACAGCTTTTCCGAAGGCGAACTGCTGCAATTCACCGGCATTCCCTACTTTGCGCCGGACTTCTTCCGCTCGGTGCGTATCCGCAATCCGCTGAAGGTCAAGCAGTTGCACAAGGGTTTGCAGCAGCTGGGCGAGGAGGGCGCCGTGCAGGTCTTCAAGCCGGTCAACAGCAGCGACCTGATTCTGGGCGCGGTGGGCGTGCTGCAGTTCGAGGTGGTCGCCAGCCGACTGCTGAACGAGTACGGCGTCGACGCGGTGTTCGAAGGCACGAGCATCAGCAGTGCGCGCTGGATCTCCTGCGATGACAAGCGGGTGCTGGCGGATTTCGAAAAGTCGGCGGCCGGCCACAACATCGCCTTCGACGCGGCAGGCAACATGGCCTATCTGGCCAGCTCGGGGGTGAATCTGCGCCTGACGCAGGAACGCTGGCCGAAAATCACCTTCCATGCCACGCGTGAACACTCAGTGAAGGTGGGCTGA
- a CDS encoding DUF2237 domain-containing protein, with the protein MQNAARETGRNVFNEPLVPCSFDPLTGYFRDGCCRTSEEDTGTHVVCAIMTAEFLTFSHSRGNDLSTPRPEWGFQGLRPGDQWCLCALRWKEAWQAGVAPRVVLESTNSRVLDFIALDDLQKYAWQPDLA; encoded by the coding sequence ATGCAAAATGCTGCAAGAGAAACAGGCAGAAATGTCTTCAATGAGCCTTTGGTGCCTTGCTCATTTGACCCGCTGACGGGTTATTTCAGGGATGGCTGCTGCCGCACAAGCGAAGAAGACACCGGCACGCATGTAGTGTGCGCGATCATGACAGCTGAGTTCCTGACTTTCAGCCATTCCAGAGGCAATGACCTGAGCACTCCACGCCCCGAATGGGGGTTTCAAGGGCTCAGACCCGGCGACCAATGGTGCCTTTGCGCGCTGCGCTGGAAGGAAGCATGGCAGGCAGGCGTTGCGCCGCGCGTGGTTTTGGAAAGCACCAACAGCAGGGTGCTCGACTTCATTGCGCTCGATGACTTGCAAAAATATGCATGGCAGCCGGACCTCGCCTGA
- a CDS encoding LysR family transcriptional regulator: MNSDDLECFARVANCGSISRAALELGSDQSTVSRQMLRLEATTCSRLFHRSGRGVILTDAGRLLLEHARRVTESVEEARRAIHAYSDQGPAELVVGAQPTIARTVFGPIGSALREQFPRTRLRFAEGLNANILSWLSTGTVDVAVIYVPLQASGLKIDILLQEHLRLIVPASQADVDSEFPVRRLGDVPLILPSAPHGLRHLAESLASRSGISLHVAMECDASVSVTKRLVQNGCGYTLLPMAAVAEEVAQGTLKAARLVGADVSRDVALATAKNRPGGSALWNVMQTVRQEVRHIVRSGAWPDAELRDT, translated from the coding sequence ATGAATTCAGATGACCTGGAGTGTTTCGCACGGGTGGCAAATTGCGGAAGCATCTCCCGTGCAGCCCTGGAACTCGGCAGTGACCAGTCAACTGTCAGCAGGCAGATGCTCCGGCTCGAAGCAACAACCTGTTCCCGCCTGTTTCACCGTAGCGGAAGAGGGGTCATCCTCACTGACGCTGGTCGCCTTCTGCTTGAACACGCGAGACGGGTTACCGAGAGTGTCGAGGAAGCACGGCGCGCCATTCATGCCTATTCCGATCAGGGCCCGGCCGAACTGGTCGTCGGCGCCCAGCCCACCATAGCACGAACGGTATTCGGTCCGATTGGATCGGCACTGCGTGAGCAGTTCCCGCGTACCCGCCTGCGATTCGCCGAGGGACTTAATGCCAATATCCTTTCCTGGCTGTCCACCGGCACCGTGGATGTTGCAGTGATCTATGTGCCGTTGCAGGCAAGTGGCTTGAAGATCGACATCCTGTTGCAGGAGCACCTGCGGTTGATCGTCCCGGCAAGCCAGGCCGATGTGGACAGTGAATTCCCGGTGCGACGGCTAGGCGACGTGCCCCTCATTCTGCCCAGCGCACCGCATGGCTTGCGCCATTTGGCTGAGTCGCTTGCCAGCCGTAGCGGGATTTCCCTTCATGTGGCCATGGAATGTGACGCTTCGGTCAGCGTCACCAAGCGTCTTGTGCAAAACGGGTGCGGCTACACGCTGCTGCCCATGGCCGCAGTAGCAGAGGAAGTCGCCCAGGGCACTCTCAAGGCGGCTCGGCTGGTGGGCGCAGACGTGAGCCGCGATGTGGCACTGGCTACGGCGAAGAACCGGCCAGGCGGTTCGGCACTGTGGAATGTGATGCAGACAGTGCGGCAGGAAGTGCGCCATATCGTTCGGTCAGGCGCTTGGCCGGATGCGGAATTACGGGACACCTAG
- a CDS encoding thioredoxin family protein, with product MAMTSTYTSPEPAREEVDKFDGATVIEFGAPWCGFCMAAQAPLARAFAGHPGIRHIKIEDGKGKALGRSFRVKLWPTLVFLRDGREVARLVRPDDVADIERALHEVEQPA from the coding sequence ATGGCAATGACCAGCACTTATACCAGTCCGGAGCCGGCCCGTGAGGAAGTCGACAAGTTCGACGGTGCTACCGTGATCGAATTTGGCGCGCCCTGGTGCGGTTTCTGCATGGCAGCCCAGGCACCGCTGGCGCGCGCCTTTGCCGGGCATCCCGGCATCCGGCATATCAAGATCGAGGATGGCAAGGGCAAGGCTTTGGGCCGTTCGTTCCGTGTCAAGCTCTGGCCTACCCTGGTTTTCCTGCGCGACGGGCGCGAGGTGGCACGGCTGGTGCGTCCGGACGATGTTGCCGATATCGAACGCGCATTGCATGAGGTCGAGCAGCCGGCATGA
- a CDS encoding universal stress protein: MYRTILVAYNGSPESRYALHECIKLAPGPEAQVHLVVVVTPPPYLLVGEYAAAAVLSVEEGLVAEKQKMEQEIAAGHALLAEAGLHVVDHLEVGEPADIIQALSNQLNADLVIVGHARQKAFALRWWRGSIDAVLLEKIRCSLLVAAGPRQ, translated from the coding sequence ATGTACCGCACGATTCTGGTTGCTTATAACGGAAGTCCCGAAAGCCGCTATGCATTACACGAATGCATCAAGCTCGCGCCCGGGCCGGAAGCGCAGGTGCATCTGGTGGTGGTAGTCACGCCGCCCCCTTACTTGCTGGTAGGGGAATATGCCGCTGCTGCAGTATTGAGCGTGGAAGAAGGCCTGGTGGCGGAAAAGCAGAAAATGGAACAGGAAATTGCAGCCGGACACGCGCTGCTTGCCGAAGCCGGCCTGCACGTGGTCGACCATCTCGAGGTCGGTGAGCCGGCCGACATTATCCAGGCGCTCTCCAATCAACTCAACGCCGACCTTGTGATTGTCGGCCATGCCAGGCAAAAAGCCTTTGCGCTGCGGTGGTGGCGCGGCTCCATCGATGCGGTACTTCTGGAAAAAATCCGTTGCAGTCTGCTGGTTGCTGCTGGCCCTCGACAGTAG
- a CDS encoding DUF2061 domain-containing protein produces the protein MVTAARTISQVAMHMAVSFGVLYVLTGSFVAGGAAAVLEPLCNVILMPFHDRFWERVRQKVEERERQTPAATISRQSTTIQA, from the coding sequence ATGGTGACTGCTGCAAGAACGATCAGCCAGGTGGCAATGCATATGGCGGTGTCCTTCGGTGTTCTTTACGTATTGACCGGCTCCTTCGTGGCCGGCGGCGCTGCCGCCGTGCTGGAGCCGCTTTGCAATGTGATCCTGATGCCCTTTCATGACAGATTCTGGGAAAGGGTCAGGCAAAAGGTCGAGGAACGGGAGCGCCAGACGCCGGCGGCGACCATCAGCAGACAGTCGACCACCATTCAAGCTTGA
- a CDS encoding VTT domain-containing protein, with amino-acid sequence MSTIAPVSSNALHRPLLQPGRNCWRLARAGRYALLIDADAYFRTARQAMLGARDCIMILSWDIDRRTVMVPGGAGDGFPEALGDFLHALLEERPQLRVHVLNWDFAMLYALERELLPAYRTGWRRQRCMAFHMDDRHPVGASHHQKIVVVDDKVAFVGGLDITKCRWDTQDHAGSNPLRVDANGKPYGPFHDVQAMVDGEVAAALGELARQRWKRATGRSPLVPARGTHDPWPDGSAPDVTDVDIAISRTEPAFEGAPVVTEVRELYLDAIASARHHMFFENQYFTSNTLCNALAQRLSSPDAPEIVVISPRNQSGWLEQATMGALRARIHQRLKAADSLGRYRMMCPEVPGLADACLNVHSKVFAIDDDLFCVGSANMSNRSMAFDTECNLTLEAAAGQEGERVRAAIARMRGRLLGEHLGTSPEAVTGAIHAEGSLLRSIERLGRHRRLVAIDPVVTPEMALLAIDNAVFDPERPITPDELVAEFVPDEARQPVSRRLIGLGMLALLLGGLALAWRATPLGETVNLASLVAAARALEAMPFTPLVAVAAFALAGVLMVPVTLLIAVTGMVFGPAYGALYAIAGSTLSAALGYGLGWWAGRDAVRSLLGERINRLSKRIARRGILAVMVVRVLPVAPFVAINVVAGASHISLRDFLVGTVLGMTPGIVLTVTFVHHLAEAVRRPSPGAIAVVALVALLLIATALGLQKLFAAREGAWKN; translated from the coding sequence ATGTCCACCATCGCGCCTGTTTCCAGCAACGCCCTGCACCGGCCGCTACTGCAGCCCGGCCGCAATTGCTGGCGGCTTGCGCGTGCGGGCCGCTACGCGCTCCTCATCGATGCCGATGCCTATTTCAGGACGGCACGACAGGCCATGCTTGGCGCGCGCGACTGCATCATGATCCTCAGCTGGGATATCGACCGGCGCACGGTGATGGTTCCCGGCGGCGCCGGCGATGGCTTTCCCGAAGCCCTGGGCGACTTTCTGCATGCACTGCTGGAAGAAAGGCCGCAGCTTCGCGTCCATGTGCTGAACTGGGATTTCGCGATGCTCTATGCACTGGAGCGCGAATTGCTGCCGGCTTACCGCACCGGCTGGCGCCGGCAGCGCTGCATGGCCTTCCATATGGATGACAGGCACCCGGTCGGTGCATCGCATCATCAGAAAATCGTGGTGGTGGACGACAAGGTCGCCTTTGTCGGCGGGCTCGACATCACCAAATGTCGCTGGGATACGCAGGACCATGCCGGCAGCAATCCCTTGCGGGTGGATGCCAACGGCAAGCCCTACGGTCCCTTTCACGATGTGCAGGCAATGGTGGACGGCGAAGTTGCCGCAGCTCTGGGCGAACTTGCCAGGCAACGCTGGAAGAGGGCGACCGGCAGGTCGCCGCTTGTGCCAGCCCGTGGCACGCACGATCCCTGGCCTGACGGGTCCGCGCCCGACGTCACCGATGTGGATATTGCGATCTCCCGTACGGAACCGGCATTCGAAGGCGCTCCCGTCGTGACCGAGGTGCGCGAACTGTACCTCGATGCGATCGCATCGGCGCGCCATCACATGTTTTTCGAAAACCAGTATTTCACCTCCAACACCCTGTGCAACGCGCTGGCGCAACGCCTGTCGTCGCCGGACGCGCCCGAGATCGTCGTGATATCTCCCAGAAACCAGAGCGGTTGGCTGGAGCAGGCCACGATGGGTGCGTTGCGCGCGCGCATACACCAGCGGCTCAAGGCGGCCGACAGCCTTGGCCGCTACCGCATGATGTGCCCCGAGGTGCCGGGCCTGGCGGATGCTTGCCTGAATGTGCATAGCAAGGTCTTCGCCATCGACGATGATCTGTTCTGCGTCGGCTCGGCCAACATGAGCAACCGCTCGATGGCCTTCGACACCGAATGCAACCTGACCCTGGAAGCAGCCGCCGGGCAAGAGGGCGAGCGGGTCAGGGCGGCAATCGCGCGGATGCGCGGCCGGCTGCTGGGCGAGCATCTCGGTACATCGCCGGAAGCGGTGACCGGGGCGATCCATGCCGAGGGCAGCCTGCTGCGCTCAATCGAGCGCCTGGGCAGGCATCGCAGGCTTGTTGCCATCGATCCCGTGGTCACGCCCGAGATGGCACTGCTCGCTATCGACAATGCGGTGTTCGACCCGGAGCGTCCCATTACGCCGGACGAACTAGTGGCCGAATTCGTTCCCGATGAAGCGCGCCAGCCGGTGTCGCGACGGCTGATCGGTCTGGGGATGCTGGCGCTGCTGCTGGGCGGGCTGGCGCTGGCATGGCGCGCCACGCCGCTGGGTGAAACGGTCAATCTTGCCAGCCTGGTGGCGGCCGCCAGGGCCCTGGAAGCAATGCCGTTCACGCCGCTGGTGGCGGTCGCCGCCTTTGCGCTGGCGGGCGTGCTGATGGTGCCGGTGACGCTGCTCATCGCCGTGACCGGCATGGTGTTCGGGCCCGCTTATGGCGCCCTGTACGCGATTGCAGGCTCGACGCTGAGCGCGGCGCTGGGCTACGGACTGGGCTGGTGGGCTGGACGGGACGCAGTGCGCAGCCTGCTGGGCGAACGCATCAACCGTCTGAGCAAGCGTATCGCCAGGCGCGGCATTCTGGCCGTGATGGTGGTCAGGGTGCTCCCGGTGGCGCCTTTCGTTGCGATCAACGTGGTGGCCGGCGCGTCCCACATCAGCCTGCGCGACTTCCTGGTCGGAACCGTGCTTGGCATGACGCCTGGAATCGTACTGACCGTGACTTTCGTTCATCATCTCGCCGAGGCGGTGCGCCGGCCCAGTCCGGGCGCTATTGCCGTCGTGGCGCTGGTGGCCCTGTTGCTGATCGCCACGGCGCTGGGTTTGCAGAAACTGTTTGCCGCGCGGGAGGGCGCTTGGAAAAACTGA
- a CDS encoding DUF2799 domain-containing protein, with amino-acid sequence MFKPLALGSCALLLASCASLSPEQCRNADWRQIGFTDGANGEPASRLQSHASACAKADIKPDLDAYLSGRMEGLLSYCQPENGFEVGRRGRPDNVGDCPPHLRAPFLDQYRQGREINALEGEVQRFRGMLENDQNEARRNDRRMEEIRKELRRPNLSPERRNSLLNEMERLLDRRQDAGRRQLSMQRDLDIAIDRLQFRLREMRR; translated from the coding sequence ATGTTTAAACCCTTAGCCCTTGGAAGCTGTGCATTGCTTCTTGCTTCATGTGCATCCCTGAGCCCCGAGCAGTGCAGGAACGCGGACTGGCGCCAGATAGGCTTTACGGATGGCGCAAACGGAGAGCCTGCCAGCCGCTTGCAGAGTCATGCGAGCGCCTGCGCCAAGGCCGATATCAAGCCCGACCTGGATGCTTACCTCTCGGGCAGGATGGAGGGCCTGCTCAGCTACTGCCAGCCTGAAAACGGCTTCGAGGTTGGCCGCCGCGGCCGGCCAGACAATGTGGGCGACTGCCCGCCGCACTTGCGGGCACCTTTTCTTGACCAGTATCGCCAGGGCCGGGAAATCAATGCATTGGAGGGCGAGGTGCAGCGTTTTCGCGGCATGCTGGAAAACGACCAGAACGAAGCGCGCCGTAACGACAGGCGGATGGAAGAGATCCGCAAGGAGCTGCGCCGTCCCAATCTCTCGCCTGAGCGGCGCAACTCGCTGCTCAATGAAATGGAGCGCTTGCTGGACCGCAGGCAGGATGCCGGCCGGCGCCAGCTGAGCATGCAGCGCGATCTCGACATCGCGATAGACAGGCTGCAGTTCCGGCTGCGGGAAATGCGACGCTAA
- the glnA gene encoding type I glutamate--ammonia ligase, with amino-acid sequence MAMTAAEVLKMVKDNEVKFVDFRFADTRGKEQHVTVPVSHFDMDKFESGHAFDGSSIAGWKGIEASDMILMPDPNTANIDPFMEETTLFMQCDVIEPSDGKGYDRDPRSIAKRAEAYLKSSGLGDTAYFGPEPEFFIFDSVQWKVDMSGCSVKIDSEEASWSTGEKFEGGNTGHRPTVKGGYFPVPPVDSFQDMRSEMCLILESLGIPVEVHHHEVAGAGQNEIGTKFSTLVERADWTQNLKYVVWNVAHTYGKTATFMPKPVVGDNGSGMHVHQSVWKDGKNLFAGDGYAGLSEFALFYIGGIIKHAKALNAITNPGTNSYKRLVPGFEAPVKLAYSARNRSASIRIPHVSNPKGRRIETRFPDPSSNPYLCFAALLMAGLDGVQNKIHPGEAASKDLYHLPPEEDKLIPTVCSSLDEALEALDKDREFLTRGGVFSDAMIDAYIELKMTEVQRFRMTTHPIEFDMYYSL; translated from the coding sequence ATGGCAATGACGGCCGCAGAGGTCTTGAAAATGGTGAAAGACAACGAAGTCAAATTCGTTGATTTCCGCTTCGCAGATACCCGGGGCAAGGAACAGCACGTCACTGTTCCCGTGTCTCACTTCGATATGGACAAGTTCGAATCTGGCCATGCATTCGACGGTTCCTCCATCGCTGGCTGGAAAGGCATCGAAGCATCGGACATGATCCTGATGCCGGACCCGAACACCGCCAACATCGACCCGTTCATGGAAGAGACCACGCTGTTCATGCAGTGCGACGTGATCGAACCTTCCGATGGCAAGGGCTACGACCGCGATCCGCGTTCCATCGCCAAGCGCGCTGAAGCCTACCTGAAGTCCTCCGGCCTTGGCGACACCGCCTACTTCGGTCCGGAACCCGAGTTCTTCATCTTCGACAGCGTGCAGTGGAAGGTCGACATGTCCGGCTGCTCCGTCAAGATCGATTCGGAAGAGGCATCCTGGTCCACCGGCGAGAAGTTCGAAGGCGGCAACACCGGCCATCGCCCGACCGTCAAGGGCGGCTACTTCCCGGTTCCCCCGGTCGACAGCTTCCAGGACATGCGCTCGGAAATGTGCCTGATCCTCGAATCGCTGGGCATCCCGGTTGAAGTGCACCATCACGAAGTGGCCGGCGCCGGCCAGAACGAAATCGGCACCAAGTTCTCGACCCTGGTCGAGCGCGCCGACTGGACCCAAAACCTGAAGTACGTCGTCTGGAACGTCGCCCACACCTACGGCAAGACCGCCACCTTCATGCCCAAGCCTGTCGTTGGCGACAATGGTTCCGGCATGCACGTGCACCAGTCCGTGTGGAAAGACGGCAAGAACCTGTTTGCAGGCGACGGCTATGCCGGCCTGTCCGAGTTCGCGCTGTTCTACATCGGCGGCATCATCAAGCACGCCAAGGCGCTCAATGCGATCACCAACCCGGGCACCAACTCCTACAAGCGTCTGGTTCCTGGCTTCGAAGCGCCGGTGAAGCTGGCTTACTCGGCCCGCAACCGCTCGGCGTCGATCCGCATTCCGCACGTGTCGAATCCGAAAGGCCGTCGTATCGAGACCCGCTTCCCGGATCCTTCGTCCAACCCGTACCTGTGCTTCGCCGCGCTGCTGATGGCTGGCCTGGACGGCGTGCAGAACAAGATCCATCCGGGCGAGGCTGCCTCGAAGGACCTGTACCACCTGCCGCCGGAGGAAGACAAGCTGATCCCGACCGTCTGCTCCTCGCTCGACGAAGCACTGGAAGCCCTGGACAAGGATCGCGAGTTCCTGACCCGTGGCGGCGTGTTCAGCGACGCCATGATCGATGCCTACATCGAGCTGAAAATGACGGAAGTCCAGCGCTTCCGCATGACCACGCATCCGATCGAGTTCGACATGTACTACTCGCTGTAA